The genome window TCAAAAACAAAATCGTTTGGATGTTTTGGTGACAGCGCATCATTTGGATGATAATATCGAAACATTTTTGATTAATCTTTCTCGTGGAACAGGTTTGAAAGGTTTGGTCGGAATGCAAATTGATAATGGAAAAATTTTTCGTCCACTTTTGAATCTTACGAAAAATGATTTGTTGGAATATGCAAAATCAAATGAAATTAATTGGCGAGAAGATTATACGAATGCGACGGATGATTATACCAGAAATAAGATTCGTCATCACATTACGCCAATACTAAAAGAGCTTCATCCGCAATTTGATGAGAATTTTTTGTCAAGTTTAAATCATATCAACGATAATTATCAAATTGTACAAAATAAAGTTGAAGAAATTAGAAGTGACTTATTTTCAGGATATAATCCGATTGAAATTGAAATTTCTGCATTAAAAAAACTTCAACCATTAGAAACATTTTTACATTATTTGTTCGAAAAATATGGATTTTCGTCGAGCAAAGAAATTTTGAAATTTTTAGATGCAGAAACGGGAAGTGAAATAAAATCAGCAACTTATCGATTAATTAAAAATCGAGAAAATTTGTTGTTGCAAAAAATAGAAGAAGAAAATGAAGATGAATTAACGATTTTTGATGAGTTAATTGAAATCAATTCGTTAAATTTGAAGTTCGTGAAATCGATAAATCCACACGAAAACGCTACTGAAATAGTAGACTTTACATCAATTTTGTTTCCACTTAAACTTAGAAAAGTAAAAGAGGGAGATTTCTTTTATCCAATTGGAATGAAAGGTCAAAAAAAATTGTTGAGTAAGTTTATGAAAGATTTGAAACTTTCTAAGTTAGAAAAAGAGAAGGTTTGGTTGCTTTGTGACCAAAAAGATCAAATTATTTGGGTGGTAAATCATCGTTTGGATGAACGTTTCAAAACGACAGAAACAAGTAAAAACTTTTTAAACATTACAGTATGTTAAAGAAACTTTGGATACTTTTTTTGTTTCCAATTTTAGTCAACGCACAATTATTTAGTCCTGCAAAATGGTCGAGTTCGGTGAAGGAGGTTGGACAAAATGAGTTTGAAATCGAGGTAACAGGAAAAATTGATAAAGGTTGGCACCTTTATTCAATGAAACATCCTGATGGAGGAATTGGAATTCCAGCAAGTGCATCATTTAAACCAGCTGCAAATGCAAAATTGGTTGGAGGTACGCGAGAAGTTGGAAAACGTATAGATAAATACAGCCAAATTTTTGAACAAGATGAAAAATATTACGAAAATCAAGTAAAATTTGTTCAAAAAGTGA of Empedobacter falsenii contains these proteins:
- the tilS gene encoding tRNA lysidine(34) synthetase TilS is translated as MKNKSIQEEFKELLDQHSFSTHRYLLAISGGIDSMVLLDLFRQTAANFQVGHCNFQLREEDANGDEMFVREYCGKYNIPFHSVRFDVAAYQKTGNYSVEMACRNLRYEWFKQVQKQNRLDVLVTAHHLDDNIETFLINLSRGTGLKGLVGMQIDNGKIFRPLLNLTKNDLLEYAKSNEINWREDYTNATDDYTRNKIRHHITPILKELHPQFDENFLSSLNHINDNYQIVQNKVEEIRSDLFSGYNPIEIEISALKKLQPLETFLHYLFEKYGFSSSKEILKFLDAETGSEIKSATYRLIKNRENLLLQKIEEENEDELTIFDELIEINSLNLKFVKSINPHENATEIVDFTSILFPLKLRKVKEGDFFYPIGMKGQKKLLSKFMKDLKLSKLEKEKVWLLCDQKDQIIWVVNHRLDERFKTTETSKNFLNITVC